One Microcoleus sp. AS-A8 DNA window includes the following coding sequences:
- a CDS encoding NADH-quinone oxidoreductase subunit M yields the protein MLSALIWVPILSAAIVGFWPGIITSKGARQVALAFTTGLLIWSVVLLIQFNPGEGSQQFQEHLSWIDALGLTYSLGVDGLSIPLLILNGLLTGIAIYSSEENIERPRLYYGLILLLNAGVAGAFLAQDLLLFFLFYELELIPLYLLIAIWGGQRRGYAATKFLIYTAVSGALILAAFLGVVFLSGTPNFAYQESLNLASLLPMGKQLLLLGAILIGFGIKIPLVPFHTWLPDAHVEASTPISVLLAGVLLKLGTYGLLRFGLGLFPDAWAILAPWLALWAVVSVLYGALNALSQRDMKKMVAYSSVAHMGYILLAAAAATPLSLVGAVIQMVSHGLISALLFLLVGLVYKKTGSRDLDILNGLLNPERGLPLIGSLMVLGAMASAGIPGMVGFISEFLVFRGSYPIFPTQTLLCMIGTGLTAVYFLVLLDRAFFGRLSIRVIDLPKVLWKERMPAIVLAILIVIFGIQPGWLVTLSETTTAAMIKSSPTIALQVSPQPPEQ from the coding sequence ATGCTCAGTGCCTTGATTTGGGTACCAATATTAAGTGCCGCAATTGTGGGATTTTGGCCTGGAATCATCACATCTAAGGGTGCCCGTCAAGTGGCGTTGGCCTTTACTACAGGGCTATTGATCTGGTCAGTTGTACTACTAATTCAGTTTAATCCTGGGGAAGGGAGTCAGCAGTTTCAGGAGCATCTATCCTGGATTGATGCTTTGGGTTTGACCTATAGTCTGGGCGTGGATGGTCTATCTATACCCTTGCTGATATTAAATGGATTGCTCACGGGAATTGCGATTTATAGCAGTGAAGAAAATATCGAACGACCCCGTTTATATTACGGGCTAATTCTGTTATTGAATGCTGGGGTGGCAGGAGCCTTTCTGGCGCAAGATTTGCTACTATTTTTCCTGTTTTACGAGCTGGAACTGATTCCCCTCTATTTGTTGATTGCCATCTGGGGTGGACAACGCAGAGGCTATGCAGCCACCAAATTTTTGATTTACACAGCGGTTTCCGGAGCGTTAATTCTGGCGGCATTCCTGGGCGTCGTGTTTTTGAGTGGTACCCCAAACTTTGCTTATCAAGAGAGTCTGAATCTTGCGTCTTTACTCCCGATGGGCAAACAACTTCTGCTACTGGGAGCTATCTTGATTGGCTTTGGAATTAAGATTCCTTTAGTCCCCTTTCACACCTGGTTACCCGATGCCCACGTTGAGGCATCAACTCCTATTTCTGTCCTGCTAGCTGGTGTACTGCTGAAATTAGGCACCTATGGTTTGTTGCGTTTTGGCTTAGGGTTGTTTCCTGATGCTTGGGCAATTCTGGCTCCTTGGTTAGCCTTGTGGGCAGTGGTGAGTGTGCTGTATGGAGCTTTAAATGCACTCTCCCAACGCGATATGAAAAAAATGGTAGCCTATAGCTCTGTAGCTCACATGGGTTATATCCTCCTGGCTGCCGCTGCTGCCACACCCCTCTCGCTGGTGGGTGCTGTCATCCAGATGGTGAGTCACGGTCTGATATCGGCGCTACTGTTTTTATTAGTCGGTCTCGTTTATAAGAAGACAGGTTCACGGGATTTAGACATTCTCAATGGCCTACTTAATCCGGAACGGGGTTTACCACTCATTGGTAGTTTGATGGTTTTGGGTGCGATGGCCAGTGCGGGAATTCCGGGAATGGTCGGGTTCATTTCCGAATTTCTGGTATTTCGGGGCAGTTACCCAATTTTCCCGACACAAACTCTCCTGTGTATGATCGGTACGGGATTAACCGCTGTTTACTTTTTGGTGTTACTAGATCGCGCCTTTTTTGGCCGTCTGTCTATACGGGTGATCGATTTACCGAAAGTACTCTGGAAAGAGCGTATGCCAGCCATTGTTTTAGCGATTTTGATCGTGATCTTCGGAATCCAACCCGGATGGTTGGTTACTCTAAGTGAAACGACGACAGCCGCCATGATCAAGTCATCACCTACTATTGCACTTCAGGTATCTCCACAGCCGCCTGAACAGTAG
- a CDS encoding AarF/ABC1/UbiB kinase family protein, translating into MNLKTVSPAPSEIDSNPMPEKQIVSVPAEPIAIEYEVSPTPDPSEALANQPPVFATEALRYDPVAISAQYSKAPLQVLGRIWNITFPCVSLALGLWWDRFVGRDVINNRRRAIQLRKILTRLGPAYIKVGQALSTRPDLVPPMFLEELSLLQDQLPPFPNELAYQFIEEELGARPQEIYAELTPDPVAAASLGQVYKGKLKTGETVAVKVQRPGLARRIALDIYILRRLAQWAQNNIKQVRSDLVAIMDEFGTRIFEEMDYAHEGHNAERFAELYGQLQDVYVPKIYWQYTGRRVLTMEWITGTKLTNMEAIKERGIDARHLINVGVQCSLRQLLEHGFFHADPHPGNLLATPEGKLAYLDFGMMSEVKPYQRYGLIEAVVHLVNRDFSGLAHDYVKLEFLTPDTDLTPIIPALANVFSDALGASVAELNFKSITDQLSALMYEYPFRVPAYYALIIRSLVTLEGIAINVDPNFKVLSKAYPYISKRLLSDPAPELRASLKDLLFKEGSFRWNRLENLLRNAAISQDYDLNKVLNQALEFLFSERGEFIREQLVDEIVKAIDAYGRRTLDNASYSLLKRIGLVESRTSTVTTGANAQTAEHVKRIWEILQETPGFDPMQLVPIIPQLLMKPETQKMGQKIAGGLAQRVIARMIREALLQDAPKEEAPKGRKPAPAPRLVLPQAAIVQQ; encoded by the coding sequence ATGAATCTTAAAACAGTTTCCCCAGCCCCCTCCGAAATAGACTCCAATCCTATGCCGGAAAAGCAGATTGTGTCAGTGCCAGCGGAACCCATCGCCATTGAGTATGAAGTCAGTCCAACGCCAGACCCATCGGAAGCCTTAGCGAATCAACCTCCGGTGTTCGCGACTGAAGCGCTACGCTACGATCCTGTGGCGATTTCGGCTCAATACAGTAAGGCACCCCTACAAGTGTTGGGGCGAATCTGGAATATTACCTTCCCCTGTGTGTCTTTAGCATTAGGGCTATGGTGGGATCGATTCGTGGGTCGCGATGTGATTAACAATCGGCGTCGAGCGATTCAGCTGCGGAAGATTTTGACGAGACTGGGGCCGGCCTACATTAAGGTGGGACAGGCGCTCTCAACGCGACCGGATTTGGTGCCGCCGATGTTCTTGGAAGAGTTGTCGCTGCTGCAAGACCAGTTGCCGCCTTTTCCCAATGAGCTGGCTTATCAATTTATAGAGGAAGAATTAGGCGCTCGTCCCCAGGAAATTTATGCTGAACTTACACCCGATCCCGTAGCGGCAGCTTCCTTGGGACAAGTTTACAAAGGTAAGCTCAAAACTGGCGAAACCGTCGCGGTGAAGGTGCAGCGACCCGGACTGGCACGGCGGATTGCGCTGGATATTTATATTCTGCGACGCCTCGCTCAATGGGCGCAAAACAATATCAAGCAGGTGCGGAGCGATTTGGTTGCCATTATGGATGAATTTGGCACCCGCATCTTTGAGGAAATGGATTATGCCCACGAGGGGCACAATGCCGAGCGTTTTGCTGAGCTTTACGGTCAACTCCAGGATGTTTATGTCCCCAAAATTTATTGGCAATATACGGGGCGTCGTGTCCTGACGATGGAGTGGATCACGGGCACGAAGCTGACCAATATGGAAGCGATTAAGGAGCGAGGCATCGATGCGCGCCATCTGATCAATGTTGGGGTTCAGTGTTCCCTGCGGCAGTTGCTAGAACATGGCTTCTTCCATGCTGACCCTCACCCAGGTAATTTGTTGGCAACGCCGGAAGGAAAGTTGGCGTACCTGGACTTTGGCATGATGAGCGAAGTCAAGCCTTATCAGCGTTACGGTTTGATTGAGGCGGTGGTTCACTTGGTAAACCGGGACTTTTCCGGTTTGGCTCATGACTACGTGAAGTTGGAGTTTCTCACGCCGGATACTGACTTGACGCCCATTATTCCCGCGCTGGCGAATGTGTTTAGCGATGCCTTGGGCGCGAGTGTAGCGGAACTCAACTTTAAGAGTATTACGGATCAGTTGTCGGCCTTGATGTATGAGTATCCGTTCCGAGTACCGGCTTACTATGCGCTGATTATTCGTTCGTTGGTGACGTTGGAAGGGATTGCGATTAATGTCGATCCGAACTTCAAGGTACTCTCGAAAGCGTATCCTTACATCTCGAAACGTCTATTAAGTGACCCGGCACCGGAATTAAGGGCGTCTTTAAAAGATTTGCTGTTTAAGGAGGGTAGTTTCCGGTGGAACCGCCTGGAAAACTTGTTGCGAAATGCGGCTATCAGTCAGGATTACGACCTGAATAAGGTGTTGAATCAGGCGCTAGAGTTTCTCTTCTCAGAACGCGGTGAATTTATCCGAGAGCAATTGGTGGATGAGATTGTCAAGGCGATCGATGCCTATGGGCGTCGGACGCTGGATAATGCGAGTTATTCGCTGCTCAAACGGATTGGGTTGGTAGAAAGCAGAACATCAACTGTGACAACGGGAGCTAATGCCCAGACGGCGGAGCATGTCAAGCGAATTTGGGAGATTTTGCAGGAGACACCCGGTTTTGACCCGATGCAACTGGTGCCGATCATTCCTCAGTTGTTGATGAAGCCGGAAACGCAGAAGATGGGGCAAAAAATTGCGGGGGGTTTGGCGCAGCGTGTGATTGCGCGGATGATTCGCGAAGCTTTACTCCAGGATGCACCCAAGGAAGAGGCACCCAAGGGTCGTAAGCCAGCACCCGCACCTCGGTTAGTTCTACCTCAGGCGGCGATCGTTCAACAATAA
- a CDS encoding serine/threonine protein kinase, whose translation MSYCLNPECQKASGNRAEAKFCQSCGSKLLLGDRYRALELIGQGGFGRTFLAVDEYKPSKPRCVIKQFYPQIQGANNIQKAADLFEQEAMRLDELGQHPQIPELLAHFTQDNRQYLIQEFINGQNLLQKLEAEGVFQEAHIRQLLESLLPVLEFIHSQQVIHRDIKPANIIRRPNRELILVDFGAAKFAKETALLMTGTTIGTPGYLAPEQARGKACFASDLYSLGVTCLYLLTQISPLELFDVGEDSWVWRQYLLNNPVSEQLGYILDRLIENGTKKRYQSAAEVLRDLESQTPIAPTKSPSVRQSQYFNSTLFSTQPTVQLPPLTWKCVQTLRGHSSRVWSVTISPDREILASSSGDQTIKLWQLSTGKEIRTLEGHNYWARTLAITPDGEILVSGSDDNTIKLWQLATGKPLRTLKGHCRWVRALAMTPDGQNLASASNDQTIKLWELSTGKELHTLTGHNDWVSTLTMTPDGQILVSGSNDQTIKLWNVSTGRELHTFTDHSDWVRSLAITPDGQILASGSYDQTIKLWQLSTGQEIGTLKGHTEGVRTLAITPDGQILASGSDDNSIKLWHLSTGKELRTLTGHSDSIYSVVFSGDGKILVSSSKDKTIKIWRCD comes from the coding sequence ATGAGCTATTGCCTAAATCCCGAATGCCAGAAAGCGAGTGGTAATCGAGCTGAAGCCAAGTTTTGTCAATCTTGTGGTTCAAAGTTGCTGTTGGGCGATCGCTATCGCGCCCTCGAACTCATTGGACAAGGGGGATTTGGCAGAACGTTTCTCGCTGTGGATGAATACAAACCCTCAAAACCCCGTTGTGTTATTAAGCAGTTTTATCCCCAAATTCAGGGCGCGAATAATATTCAAAAAGCCGCTGATTTATTTGAACAAGAAGCGATGCGACTGGATGAGTTGGGGCAACATCCTCAAATTCCCGAACTGCTGGCGCATTTTACTCAAGATAATCGCCAATATTTGATCCAAGAGTTTATCAACGGGCAAAATTTACTCCAAAAACTGGAAGCAGAAGGAGTTTTTCAGGAAGCTCATATTCGACAATTGCTGGAAAGTTTACTTCCCGTTCTGGAATTCATCCACTCTCAGCAAGTCATTCATCGCGACATCAAACCCGCGAACATTATTCGTCGTCCCAATCGAGAACTCATTTTGGTTGATTTTGGTGCCGCTAAATTTGCCAAAGAAACGGCCTTGTTGATGACAGGAACGACGATTGGAACGCCTGGATATCTCGCGCCGGAACAAGCGAGGGGCAAAGCTTGTTTTGCAAGTGATTTATATAGTTTAGGGGTGACTTGCCTCTATCTTTTGACTCAGATTTCCCCGTTAGAATTGTTTGATGTCGGTGAAGATAGCTGGGTTTGGCGACAATATTTGCTGAATAATCCGGTGAGTGAGCAACTGGGCTATATCTTAGATCGACTGATTGAAAATGGTACCAAAAAGCGTTATCAATCTGCGGCTGAAGTCCTTCGAGACTTAGAGTCTCAAACACCTATCGCTCCCACTAAATCACCCTCCGTCCGACAATCTCAGTACTTTAATTCAACGCTTTTTTCAACACAGCCGACTGTACAGTTGCCACCTTTAACCTGGAAATGTGTTCAGACTCTTAGAGGACATTCCAGCCGCGTTTGGTCAGTTACGATTAGTCCCGATCGTGAGATTTTGGCAAGTAGCAGTGGAGACCAAACGATCAAGTTGTGGCAATTATCAACGGGGAAAGAAATTCGCACCTTAGAGGGTCATAACTACTGGGCTAGGACTCTGGCTATCACACCTGATGGGGAGATTTTAGTCAGTGGCAGCGATGACAATACAATCAAGTTGTGGCAACTAGCAACCGGGAAGCCACTTCGCACTCTCAAAGGTCATTGTCGTTGGGTTCGTGCTCTGGCGATGACACCCGATGGGCAAAATTTGGCGAGTGCTAGCAACGACCAAACCATCAAATTGTGGGAACTATCGACGGGCAAAGAACTTCATACTTTGACGGGTCATAATGACTGGGTGAGTACTTTAACTATGACACCCGATGGGCAAATCCTGGTGAGTGGTAGCAATGACCAAACCATCAAATTGTGGAATGTCAGTACAGGTAGAGAACTTCACACTTTTACGGATCATAGTGACTGGGTGCGATCTCTAGCCATCACACCCGATGGGCAGATTTTAGCCAGTGGGAGCTATGATCAAACGATCAAGTTGTGGCAACTTTCAACAGGGCAAGAAATTGGCACACTCAAGGGTCATACGGAAGGGGTTCGGACTCTAGCCATAACACCCGATGGACAAATTTTAGCCAGTGGAAGTGATGACAACAGTATCAAGTTGTGGCATTTGAGTACAGGGAAGGAACTTCGCACTCTTACGGGTCATAGTGACTCTATTTATTCCGTTGTCTTTAGCGGGGATGGGAAGATTTTAGTGAGTAGCAGCAAGGATAAAACGATCAAGATTTGGCGATGTGATTGA
- the recN gene encoding DNA repair protein RecN has translation MLLALRIQNFALIDQLELEFGTGLTVLTGETGAGKSIILDAIDVALGGKVSQRIIRTGTERALVEATFRADAALVAWLSEQEIDLLDEADLVCSREIAVTPSNIRSRSRVNGVLVNRALMDRLRERLVEITAQGQTVSLMAASHQRGLLDLYGGSSLLQQRDQVAAAYMTCQEAAQALERRRQSEQQRLQRLDWLEYQTQELKAANLKEADELEQLEQERQRLSHVVDLQQQSYQAYQALYQNESGTAAADLLGEAETTLNDMVRFDAQLQPLLDMVSAALAQVVEASHQINAYGDGLESDPERLLSVEERIQALKQICRKYGPTLTEAIAHYEKLQAELAELSGEGQSLEELEKTYAQCQDKLTNLCYQLTYFRQKAAEELEKRLVEELKPLAMKKVQFQVKIAPISPTAAGADQVAFYFSPNPGEPLQPLSATASGGEMSRFLLALKACFSMTNDAHRTLIFDEIDVGVSGRVAQAIAEKLHHLSQQHQVLCVTHQPLIAAMADRHFRVDKQVIDQPLSHSLKQSASSKRNSQAMPELDDPLLSDELTDRRTVVRVSLLDTHGTRREEIAQLAGGHSAQEAMTFAESLLAKARHSRQN, from the coding sequence ATGCTGCTTGCTTTGCGGATTCAAAACTTTGCTTTGATTGATCAGCTAGAACTGGAATTCGGTACGGGTCTGACTGTATTGACTGGCGAAACCGGTGCGGGCAAATCAATTATTTTAGATGCGATTGATGTGGCGTTGGGCGGAAAGGTCAGCCAGCGAATCATTCGCACCGGCACAGAACGGGCGCTGGTGGAAGCCACATTTCGAGCCGATGCCGCCTTAGTCGCGTGGCTGAGCGAGCAGGAGATAGATTTGCTCGATGAGGCGGATTTAGTTTGTAGTCGGGAGATTGCGGTGACTCCCAGCAATATCCGATCGCGATCACGGGTTAATGGCGTGTTAGTCAATCGCGCCTTGATGGATCGCCTGCGTGAGCGCTTGGTAGAAATTACGGCTCAAGGTCAAACCGTCTCTCTCATGGCTGCCTCGCACCAACGAGGGCTACTCGATTTATATGGGGGTTCTTCCCTACTCCAGCAGCGCGATCAAGTGGCAGCCGCCTACATGACTTGTCAGGAGGCAGCGCAAGCGCTGGAGAGACGGCGGCAATCCGAACAACAACGCTTGCAACGGCTCGACTGGCTAGAGTATCAAACTCAGGAGCTTAAGGCGGCTAACCTTAAAGAGGCTGACGAACTCGAACAACTTGAACAAGAACGCCAACGCCTGAGCCATGTTGTAGACCTCCAACAGCAGAGTTATCAAGCTTATCAAGCCCTCTACCAAAATGAAAGTGGTACAGCGGCGGCTGATTTATTGGGAGAGGCTGAAACCACGTTAAATGATATGGTGCGCTTCGATGCTCAGTTGCAACCCTTGCTCGATATGGTGAGTGCCGCACTAGCACAGGTGGTGGAAGCATCCCATCAAATTAATGCCTATGGGGATGGGCTTGAAAGTGACCCAGAGCGTCTCCTATCGGTCGAGGAGCGCATACAGGCACTCAAACAAATTTGTCGCAAATATGGGCCAACCCTGACCGAGGCGATCGCACACTATGAAAAACTCCAGGCAGAACTGGCTGAACTCAGTGGCGAGGGACAATCCCTGGAAGAATTAGAAAAAACCTACGCTCAATGTCAAGATAAGTTAACAAATCTTTGTTATCAATTAACTTATTTCCGCCAGAAAGCCGCTGAAGAACTGGAAAAGCGTTTGGTTGAAGAACTCAAGCCTCTGGCAATGAAAAAGGTACAATTCCAAGTCAAAATTGCACCTATCTCTCCGACGGCAGCGGGTGCAGACCAAGTGGCCTTTTATTTTTCGCCGAACCCTGGTGAACCCTTGCAACCACTGTCCGCTACAGCGTCGGGTGGCGAAATGAGCCGCTTTCTACTAGCTTTAAAAGCTTGTTTCTCAATGACGAACGACGCACACAGAACTTTAATCTTTGATGAAATTGATGTGGGAGTGTCAGGTCGTGTGGCTCAAGCGATCGCCGAAAAACTGCACCACCTCAGTCAACAACACCAAGTTCTGTGTGTGACTCACCAACCTTTAATTGCCGCGATGGCAGACCGACACTTCCGAGTTGATAAACAAGTGATTGACCAACCGCTCTCACATTCCTTAAAACAATCAGCATCCTCTAAGCGAAATAGCCAAGCCATGCCAGAACTTGATGACCCACTTTTAAGCGATGAACTAACCGATCGACGCACAGTTGTCCGCGTCAGTCTCCTAGATACTCATGGAACGCGTCGCGAAGAAATTGCCCAGCTTGCGGGTGGACATTCGGCGCAAGAAGCAATGACCTTCGCCGAGTCTCTCCTCGCCAAAGCACGTCACTCCCGTCAAAACTAG
- a CDS encoding CO2 hydration protein — protein sequence MVLSKTKSRNHPLESYIARLMAGGALLEDSPENVMEVVGILHSYGIVLDAYSRNLNYIAEHQFLVFFPFFKYFNGEISFQKLLRHWWQDRINFEYAEYCMKAMFWHGGGGLDAYVDSPEFEKRSRQAIDAKFRANPLIQGLSFLFPDFLLEQSRQMAYYSGLGQFWRVMSDMFLELSELYNQGKITTIPEVVELIQSALVKSANLPITYSVNIRGKSYEIIPKSAGLTFLMDTAVPYVEAVFFRGTPFPGTVSYNAQANQISPDQSRFAYGALYADPLPIGGAGIPPTLLMQDMRHYLPDYMHDIYKRSRRGEDDARVQICISFQKSMFCVTTAAILGLAPYPINTTDPQQQQKNRVYLEGWMDRLRESRINQVNG from the coding sequence ATGGTACTCAGCAAAACAAAGTCCCGTAATCATCCACTAGAATCCTATATTGCTCGACTGATGGCTGGTGGGGCATTGTTAGAGGATTCGCCAGAAAATGTCATGGAGGTTGTGGGAATTCTTCATAGTTACGGTATCGTGCTTGATGCCTATTCCCGAAATCTAAATTACATTGCCGAACATCAATTTTTGGTATTTTTCCCCTTCTTTAAATACTTTAATGGGGAAATTTCCTTTCAGAAGCTGCTCCGCCACTGGTGGCAAGATCGGATTAATTTTGAGTATGCCGAATATTGCATGAAAGCCATGTTTTGGCATGGTGGGGGTGGTTTAGATGCCTATGTGGATTCACCGGAATTTGAGAAGCGATCGCGCCAAGCCATTGATGCCAAGTTTCGGGCTAACCCTCTGATACAGGGACTCTCCTTTCTGTTCCCTGATTTTCTGTTAGAACAATCGCGTCAGATGGCTTATTACAGCGGGTTAGGGCAATTCTGGCGGGTGATGAGTGACATGTTCTTAGAACTGTCGGAACTCTATAACCAGGGGAAAATTACAACAATTCCCGAAGTTGTCGAACTGATCCAGAGCGCTTTAGTAAAAAGCGCGAATCTACCGATTACCTACTCGGTAAACATTCGGGGTAAATCCTATGAAATTATCCCCAAATCCGCTGGTTTGACGTTCCTGATGGATACAGCCGTGCCCTATGTTGAGGCGGTATTCTTCCGAGGCACACCCTTCCCTGGCACGGTTTCTTACAATGCACAGGCGAACCAGATTTCTCCCGATCAAAGCCGCTTTGCTTATGGGGCATTGTATGCCGACCCCTTACCCATTGGGGGGGCTGGAATTCCGCCGACGCTGCTGATGCAAGATATGCGCCATTATCTGCCCGATTATATGCACGATATTTATAAGCGATCGCGTCGGGGAGAGGATGATGCACGGGTACAAATTTGCATCAGTTTCCAGAAATCAATGTTTTGTGTCACGACAGCGGCAATTTTGGGGCTAGCACCTTATCCAATTAACACCACAGATCCCCAACAACAACAGAAAAATCGCGTGTATTTGGAAGGGTGGATGGATCGGTTGAGAGAGTCACGCATCAATCAGGTGAATGGATAG
- a CDS encoding serine/threonine protein kinase, with product MSYCLNPDCARATSNPIGAKFCQSCGSKLLLQGRYRALQLIGQGGFGRTFLAVDEDQPAKPRCVIKQFFPQAQSLANRQKAAELFEQEAVRLEELGKHPQIPELIAHFEQDNRQYLVQEFIEGENLSQVLKAEGILSERQIRDLLHSLLPVVEFIHTHNVIHRDIKPENIIRRDDGQLLLVDFGAAKYTTKTALARTGTVIGSAGYAAPEQAGGKAVFSSDLYSLGVTCLHLLTQTEPFDLYSFSEATWMWRNYLSRPVTRRLGRILDKMVEMATSRRFQSAVEVLDALNSPVYPRTRTPRVISAPSATAFPQTPTPRVTPASNSPLQNWRCVYTLQGHTQPVRSLAITPDGEILISGSDDNTIKLWQLATGEELGTLRGHSKTVSAIAMSADGEILASGSEDKTIKLWQLSTGMQIGTLTLGNWFSRDSGCVYAIAMSPQEEILASLDHSGAVKLWNLKTGQEIRRLKGDTSWINAIAISPTGKTLVAASGDSIKLWNLRTGGQFPILRGHNSWVRAVTFSPDGQTLATGSDDATIKLWNLKTGREIRTLTGHLGPIYSIAFSPIYEPFAGHIPKDSRRSPGDNRSQGTVEGMTFSASGNQASTAPFTQAFGKAQELGVGQILASSSDDRTIKLWDTSTGQELCTLTGHTRWVHRVVFSPSGQTLVSGGGDPMIYIWQCVSLNSRTSVQ from the coding sequence ATGAGCTATTGCCTCAATCCTGATTGCGCCAGAGCTACCAGCAACCCAATTGGGGCGAAATTTTGCCAGAGTTGCGGCTCTAAGTTACTCCTGCAAGGACGTTATCGCGCCCTTCAACTCATTGGACAAGGTGGCTTTGGCAGAACTTTCTTAGCGGTGGATGAAGACCAACCCGCAAAACCTCGCTGTGTGATCAAGCAATTTTTCCCACAAGCCCAAAGTCTGGCAAACCGACAGAAAGCGGCAGAACTCTTTGAACAAGAAGCCGTGCGCTTGGAAGAGTTGGGCAAACATCCTCAAATTCCCGAATTGATAGCGCATTTTGAGCAGGATAACCGTCAGTATTTAGTGCAGGAGTTTATTGAAGGGGAAAACTTATCCCAAGTTCTCAAAGCCGAAGGCATTTTGAGCGAAAGGCAGATTCGAGATTTACTCCACAGTTTGCTGCCTGTGGTTGAATTTATCCACACTCACAACGTTATTCACCGAGATATCAAGCCAGAAAACATCATTCGTCGCGATGATGGGCAATTGCTTTTAGTTGATTTTGGAGCGGCTAAATATACTACGAAGACTGCCCTTGCCCGAACCGGAACTGTCATTGGTTCAGCGGGGTATGCCGCACCGGAACAGGCTGGCGGCAAGGCTGTTTTTTCCAGTGATTTGTATAGTTTAGGTGTAACCTGCCTGCATCTGCTGACTCAGACGGAACCCTTTGATCTGTATTCCTTTAGCGAAGCCACCTGGATGTGGCGGAATTATTTAAGCCGTCCCGTCACTCGTCGTCTGGGTCGAATATTAGACAAAATGGTGGAGATGGCAACGAGTCGGCGCTTTCAATCGGCTGTAGAAGTCCTCGACGCCCTGAATTCTCCGGTTTATCCCCGCACCAGAACGCCAAGAGTCATTTCTGCACCATCCGCGACTGCGTTCCCGCAAACGCCAACCCCTAGAGTGACTCCAGCCTCAAACTCACCCCTCCAGAACTGGAGATGTGTTTATACTCTTCAAGGTCATACTCAACCCGTTCGTTCCCTTGCCATCACACCGGATGGGGAGATTCTGATTAGTGGCAGCGATGACAACACGATCAAACTCTGGCAGCTAGCCACAGGGGAGGAACTTGGTACGCTCAGAGGGCATTCTAAGACCGTTTCTGCGATCGCCATGAGTGCCGATGGAGAGATTCTCGCCAGTGGCAGTGAAGACAAAACCATTAAACTATGGCAACTCAGTACGGGGATGCAAATCGGTACCCTGACTCTAGGGAACTGGTTTTCTAGGGATTCAGGCTGTGTTTATGCGATCGCGATGAGTCCACAGGAGGAGATTCTCGCCAGCCTTGATCATAGTGGCGCGGTTAAGCTATGGAATCTGAAGACGGGGCAGGAAATTCGCCGCCTCAAAGGGGATACCAGTTGGATTAATGCGATCGCTATTAGTCCCACTGGCAAAACCCTCGTCGCAGCTAGTGGGGATTCGATTAAGCTCTGGAATCTCAGGACAGGGGGACAATTTCCTATTCTCAGGGGTCATAATAGTTGGGTTCGTGCTGTTACCTTTAGTCCAGATGGACAGACTCTTGCCACTGGTAGCGATGACGCGACGATTAAGCTGTGGAATCTCAAGACAGGACGGGAAATTCGCACCCTGACAGGTCATCTTGGACCGATTTATTCTATTGCTTTTAGTCCCATCTATGAGCCGTTTGCGGGTCATATCCCTAAGGACAGCCGACGTAGCCCCGGTGATAATCGTTCACAAGGCACGGTTGAGGGAATGACGTTTTCTGCGAGTGGAAATCAAGCCTCAACTGCTCCCTTCACCCAGGCATTTGGCAAAGCTCAAGAGTTAGGAGTTGGACAAATATTAGCCAGTAGTAGTGATGATAGGACGATTAAGCTTTGGGACACCAGTACGGGGCAAGAACTTTGCACTCTCACAGGTCATACTCGTTGGGTTCATCGTGTCGTTTTTAGCCCCTCTGGGCAGACCCTAGTCAGCGGTGGAGGCGATCCTATGATCTATATTTGGCAGTGTGTTTCACTGAACTCTAGAACATCGGTTCAGTAA